The proteins below are encoded in one region of Cucurbita pepo subsp. pepo cultivar mu-cu-16 unplaced genomic scaffold, ASM280686v2 Cp4.1_scaffold000188, whole genome shotgun sequence:
- the LOC111784322 gene encoding uncharacterized protein LOC111784322 isoform X1, which produces MAASISTSPYPLLTSERSNRFAVNDSSSSRLFSSSSLQLPVQLRCVRLGNCGISAQSRSRIFPVVKAKNQTFSSFDDLLANSDKPVLVDFYATWCGPCQFMVPILEKVSDALSDTVQVVKIDTEKYPVIADKYKIEALPTFILFKDGKPLDRFEGALAAGELVQRIENSLKVKQ; this is translated from the exons ATGGCGGCCTCCATTTCAACATCACCTTATCCTCTCCTCACCTCAGAGCGCTCCAATCGCTTCGCCGTGAATGATTCATCTTCATCTAGGTTGTTTTCCTCCTCGTCTCTACAGCTACCGGTTCAGCTTCGATGTGTTCGACTTGGAAACTGTGGGATTTCTGCTCAGTCGCGGTCTCGAATCTTCCCTGTG GTCAAAGCCAAGAACCaaacattttcttcctttgatgATTTATTGGCCAACTCTGACAAGCCCGTGTTAGTCGACTTCTATGCAACCTG GTGTGGTCCTTGTCAATTCATGGTTCCAATTCTTGAAAAAGTTAGTGATGCGCTGAGTGACACAGTCCAGGTGGTCAAGATTGACACTGAGAAATATCCTGTCATCGctgataaatacaaaatagagGCATTACCTACGTTTATCCTCTTCAAAGATGGAAAACCCCTTGACCGATTC GAAGGAGCTTTGGCTGCTGGTGAACTCGTTCAACGCATTGAAAATTCCCTGAAGGTTAAGCAATAA